CCTGAAGAAATTCTACAAAAATTAAAAACACTCAAAGAGCAATTAACCACAGCTCGTGACACATTTTTAGGATACCCTGTATCTAAAGACTTTGATTACTCAGCCTTAAATGAGTTTTTTAAATTTCCTATTAATAATTTAGGTGACCCGTTTGAACAAGGAACTTACAGAGTACAAACACATGAAATGGAACGTGAGGTAGTTGCTTTTTTTGCTAAATTATTTAGAGCAAATCCTAAAGATTTTTGGGGTTATGTAACCAATGGCGGCTCAGAAAGTAACTTATATGGCTTGTACCTTGCTAGAGAGTTATTTCCAAAAGCTATTGTATATTATTCTGAATCGACTCATTACAGCATTCGCAAAAATATTCATCTACTAAACATTCCAAGCATTGTTATAAAGTCTCAAGAAAATGGTGAAATTGATTATGATGATTTTGAAAATACTGTACGCATGAATCGTCATAAGCCAGTAATTGTTTTAGCTACCTTTGGTACTACAATGAAAGAGGCAAAAGACGATGTTTCAAAAATAAAACGTATTTTAAGTAGCTTAGCCATTCAAGATAATTATATTCATTGTGATGCTGCCTTGGCTGGTTCATATGGGCCTTTTATGAAACCGAAATTACCCTTCGACTTTATTGACGGAGCAGATAGTATTTCTATTAGCGGTCATAAATTTATAGGATCACCAATACCAACTGGGGTACTAATGGCAAAACGTTCTAACAGAGATCGTATTGCTAAGGGAATTTCATACATAGGTTCTTCTGATACAACAATCACCGGCTCTCGTAATGGTCATTCCCCTTTATTTTTATGGTATGCTCTAAAAAAATTAGGCATAAAAGGTTTACAAAAACGCTATAAAGATAGTTTAGAAGTTGCTGAATACTGTGAAAATGAATTAAAAAACATAGGTATCAAAGCATGGAGAAATCCCAACGCTATTACTGTTGTACTACCAAAAATGCCAAAAAGTATTAAAGATAAATGGCAATTAGCTACTGAAGGTGATATAGCTCACGTGATTTGTATGCCTAACGTAACTAAAAATCAAATAGATAATTTTATTAACGATGTAAAAAATTGCTCAGAACCTGTTATTGAAGATGAATTTTCTTTCGATTTTTCATTAAGCTAATTTATACAGTTATGAATATTTTATATTAAAAACAAGCACGCTTTAAAAGCGTGCTTGTTTTTTTTAAGCTACTGCTACAATATTACTATAAGGGACTTCTCTTGTATCTCTAAAAATAATTGTTTTTTCAGAAAGAGTCCAAACTGAAGCCTCTACTTTTTTTAAACCAGTATGGTCTGTGTAAAAAATTTGAAATTTTTCCTTATTGAGGTTTCTTAAAAAAAAGACTTTTCGTTGTCTTATAAATTCGTTTACCTTCTCTATTTCATGCTCTAACACATTAATTTTAGGAAATTTTAATAACTTAACTTTGCTGTCATCGACAAGCATTGCTTTATTTAAAATCATACAAACGGGGAGTTTGGGGTTATAATAATACACATGACATTAATATCAATGAGCAAATATACATTTTTTTATCAACAACTGTTAATAACTTACTTAATTATTTGTTAATAACTTTTAATTACAAAATAATGTAATTAAGAAAACAAATAAAATTGAATAAAAAATATTAATTATCTTCCTAATAAATAACCTCCCACGCTATCTACCCTCTACACTCATAAATAACAAACTTACTATTTGATTTCACAATTTTAACTTCTGTAAAAACCTGCTTTAAATGCGTTTTATAATTTAAATGAGAATTAGCTACTAATAAAAATCGACCATTTTTCCTCAAACAACTTCGCACCCCTTTAAAAAGCAATACAGAAACCTCAATATTATTTTCATGTTCGAAATGAAATGGAGGATTAGAAATTACCAAATCAAAACTTTCTTTTTCTAAATCATCTAGATTATCTTCACAAATAAATTGAGCATTTTCACCTTTTACATTCATCTCAGAAGATGCAACAGCTAAGTTAAAATCATCAACTAAGGTTACTTGAGCGTTTGAATTTTGACGCAAAGTTTCAATTGCAAGAATCCCATTACCTGAAGCAACATCTAACACCTTTAACTCATCAGACTGCACTTGTAAATTCTCTAATAAAAACTGCGTTCCAACATCAATCTTCCCTGAAGAAAATACGCCATAATGTTGTTGAAGTAAATTATCGTTCCAATCAATTTCATTAGTTAACTCCTTATATTGAATTCCTTTTTTAGGTTCTTTTAAGATAAGTAATCGCGCTTTTTTCCAAGCTTTTGATTGCTCCACCTCGTCAAAATACCGCTCAGCAATCTTAAGAAAAGAAGCAGAGAAATGTTTAGTCATAAATCCACAAACAACTTCTGTTTGCTTATCAGCAGACTTATGTATTTGCTGTAAAAAAACTTCAAATAATTCCAATGATTTTGGAACTTTCATTAACACCAAGTCAACTTTACCTAAATCTTCCAATGGTGTCTTATAAGTAATATCGATAGATAAATTATTCAATTCTAAATTATGAACAATTGCTTTCTTCTGGCTTGCATAGGCCCAAACAGTCACTGGATTCTTACTACTCAATACAGAATTCCAAATTCCGAACCTGTCATTAAATAAATGAATATTATCTTGTTTTTTATCCGTAATATAATCTAAAACTAATAATTCTACACTGCTCCAAGCACGTAATGATTTATCATCTGTTTTTGGATATCGTGCTAATTGATATTCTTTAGAATTGTATAATAATTTTGTGTCCAATAGTTGTATATTTTGTAATTATCTTCCTTAAGAAAACCTTCTTTGAAAATAACTTAATTTAAATCGTAAATTTTATTTAAAGAAATAAGATCTCCTGCTTTCCCTCTTCTAAAAACATCTTCTGATTTCACCTCTGCAATAGATTCTTTTCCCATAGCAGCCACTACTTCTTTTACAGCCTCAATTGTTTTATCATGGTAATTTTTAACACGAATATTTTTATCACCAACAACTAAAGCCTCTACTAAATCTTCATCTTGAGTAGCTACACCAACTGGGCAAGTATCTAAATTACATTCACGTGCTTGAATACAACCAATACTTAACATAAAACTACGTGCCATACCAATAACATCAGCACCTAAAGCCTTATATTTAATAATATCAAAAGCGTCAATTGCTTTACCACTCGCTATAATTTTAACCTGCTCTTTTAAGCCATATTTCTTCAACATTTTATTTACAAAGGCCAACCCCTCTAATAACGGAGTACCTACATAATTAGAAAATTCTAAAGGAGCAGACCCTGTACCTCCTTCTCCTCCATCAACCGAAATAAAATCAGGATAATTATCAGCTTCAGCAAACGTTTTTATCATTGTTTCTATTTCTTCGTTATTCCCCACACAAAACTTAACCCCAACAGGTTTTCCATTAGACAACTCCCTAACTTTCTGAATAAAAGAAATCATCTCCTCAAAATTAGAAAATGAAGAATGTCCAGGAGGTGAATCTACTCTCGTAAATGGCTCTACTGAACGAATTTTAGCAATCTCTTCAGTATTCTTTTTTGCAGGTAAAATACCTCCATGACCTGGTTTAGCTCCTTGAGAAAATTTAATTTCAATCATTTTCACTTCTTTACGAATAGCATTTTCTTTAAAAACTTCATCATCAAAAACACGTTTTCCAGCCACACTTTTCCCAGCACCAAAATACCCTGTTCCTACTTGAAAAATTAAGTCACCTCCTTGTAAATGATACGGAGAAATACCACCCTCACCAGTATTATGTGCAAAATTAGCCATTTTAGCCCCTTGGTTTAAGGCCATTATTGCGTTTTTACTCAAAGAACCAAACGACATTGCTGATATATTAATTATTGATGCATCATACTTTTGAGTGCATTTATCAGAACCAACCAACACCCTTTCACCTACAATATGATGATGATCCTTAGGAAATAATGAATGTTTTACAAATTCGTAACCTTTTTCATACACATTATGCTGCGTACCAAACGGTACTGTTTCTATTTCTTTTTTTGATCGCTGATAAACGAGACTTCTTTTTTCACGATTAATTGGTGTTCCATTTAAATCATCTTCAATAAAATATTGTTGAATTTTCTCACGTTCCTCCTCAAAAACCCATCGTAAACGAGCAACAACAGGAAAAGACCTCATTAAAGAATGTTTATCTTGAAAAAAAGCATCATATAGTGCCAACAAAGTTACAGCAGAAGCAATTGTTAAAAGAATATAATTCCCCATATCAGGAATAAAATAAACCAACACTCCACATAAAATATTAACAACAATAATAACTGTTAAAATAGTATCTCTCATTTTTAAGAATTTAGGTAGCTAAAATACAAGATTTCTAACATAAAAAAAGCTCTAACAATTGTTAGAGCTCTTAGATATCTTAGATACTTGAAATTATTTTTTAAACTTCGAGTACTTGTTTTTAAACTTATCAATACGTCCTGCAGTATCTACCAGTTTAGATTTACCTGTATAGAAAGGGTGAGAAGTTCTTGAAATTTCTAATTTTATTAATGGATACTCAGTTCCTTCTACGTCTAAAGTTTCTTTAGTGTTAGCAGTTGAACGTGTTAAAAATACATCTCCGTTAGACATATCTTTAAAAGCTACCATTCTATAATTTTCTGGATGTATTCCTTTACGCATCTTAAATGACTTTTAAATATTGTTTTATTTTTTTATCAAACACTGTAAAAATGGTAAAGTTTTACACCGAAGAAAATTCTTTGGTTGTTTGAGGCTGCAAATTTAACCATATTTTTTAATTTTCAAACAAATAAATTGTTTTAATTTGTAGTATAAATGAATAAATTAGAATTCAAACTATAAAATATGCGTATTTATACATACTTTGCTTTAGCTTTAGCTACAATTATAATCACTTCTTGTGGCCAATCAGAATACAAATTTAAGTTAAACACCTCTAAAAAAACAACTTTAGGGCAAAAGGCTGCTATTAAATTTGAACAACTTAAGGGAAAAGAGATTGATTCGGTACATTTATTCGTTAATAATAAACGAGTAAATAAAAATGAAACTAGCTTAGCTATTAACACTTCTAACTTTGGTGTTGGTAAACATACTGTTACAGCATTGGCTTTTTACCCTCAAAAATCTAAAAAAATAAGTAATTCAATCGAAGTATTTGCCAAAGATGCTCCGACTCTTTATGGTTTTAAAATTATAAACACCTTCCCGCATGATGATAAAGCATATACGCAAGGACTAGAATATAAAGATGGTTTTTTATATGAAACAACAGGTCGTAGAGGTGAGTCTTCTTTAAGAAAGGTTGATTTAAAAACCGGAGAGGTTTTACAAAAAATTGCTTTAGATAAAAAATATTTTGGTGAAGGAATGTCGATAGTTAACAATAAAATTTATTGGTTAACATGGCAAGCACGTAAAGGTTTTGTTTATGATTTAGAAAATTTTAAACAAATTAATGAGTTTAACTACAACCGTAGCAATGAAGGTTGGGGATTAACACATGGTAATAATGAGTTAATAAAATCTGATGGATCAAATAAAATTTGGTTTTTAGATATTAAAAATCAAAAAGAAAAAAGAGCTATACAGGCTTATACCAATAAAGTTTCTTTAAAAAGCTTAAATGAATTAGAATGGATTAATGGAAAAATTTATGCAAATTATTGGCAAAAACCTTTAATTGCAATTATTAATCCTGATAATGGAGTTGTTGAGGGAATTATTAATTTAACTGAATTAGTTAAAGAGATGGAAAAAACACAAAAATTAGTTGACCAAGATGATGTTTTAAACGGGATAGCCTATGACAACGAAAATAACCGTTTGTTTGTTACAGGAAAACATTGGTCTAAATTATTTGAAATCGAATTAGTTAAGAAATAATATCTTAGCCTTTTAAATATTGATTAAACGAACTAACATTATTTTTACATATGAGATACTCCCTTCAAATTTTATCTATTATTATCTTAATTGCTGTTAGTTCGTGTAGAAAAGATTTTAACACGGTTCCTAATTTTGGAAAACTTGAATTTTCTAAAGACACCGTGTTTTTAGATACTATTTTTTCTAATATAGGTTCAGCTACTTATAATTTAAAGGTATACAACAGAAGCAGCAAAGCAATTACAATTCCTGAAATAAAATTAGATAATGGAATCAACTCTAATTATCGCTTAAATGTTGATGGTCTTTCTGGTAAAAACTTTAGAGATATTGATATTTTAGCAAATGACAGTATTTATGTTTTCATAGAAACTACTATTAATTTTAGTACTGTTACAGATCCGCTACACATAGATAAAATATTATTTGACAACGGAAATAATCAACAAAATGTAAATTTAGTTACTTTAGTACAAGATGCAAATTTCATATTCCCTTCAAAAAACAGTATGGGAATTGAAACCTTAACTATAGATGGTAAGGATTCTAAAATACAAGGTCGTTTTTTAACAGATACTGAGCTTATCTTTACAAATGAAAAACCGTATGTTATTTATGGCTATGCAGCTGTTCCTTCAGATAAAACATTAACAATTAATGCTGGCGCCAAAATTTATTTTCATAAAAACTCAGGATTAATAGTTGATAAAAAAGGAAGTTTAAAAGTTAACGGAACTCTTAACGATAAAGTTACTTTTGAAGGAGACAGGCTAGAACATCGTTTTAGTAAAATACCTGGGCAATGGGGAACTATTTGGATGATTGCAGGTAGTAAAGAAAATGAGATTAATCATACATTAATAAAAAATGGAGTTGTTGGTATTTTAGTCGATAGCATAGGGGCACTCACCTCTCCTACTCTTACGATAAAAAATTCTGAAATTTATAATAGTGCTAACTATGGTATCTTAGGAAGAAACACCAATATTAAAGGTGAAAATATTGTTATCGGTGATACCGGGCAATCATCTTTAGCTTGTACTTTTGGAGGTACTTACAACTTTACACATTCAACTTTTGCTAATTACTGGAACAATAGTTTACGACAATTACCAACTGTTTTAGTAAACAATCATTTTAGTTATATAAATGACAACAATAAAGAAATAACGTTAACAAGAGATTTAATAGCTGCTAATTTTACAAATTGTATTATTAACGGAAATAATAATATTGAATTTATTTTAGACAAAGTAGGTAGTGACTTATTTAACTACAATATTGAAAGTTCAATGATTCAATTTAATGATTTCAATAATTCTTTTACTGATAATGTTGAAATGAAATTTGATGATACAACACATTATCAAAATATTATTTTAAACGGCAACCCTCATTTTAAGGATGTTTCTAAAAATGAGTTTATTATCGGAGAAGAAAGCGATGCTATTAATAAAGCTAGAGCGTCATCTATATCAGAAGACATCTTAGGCATAAACCGATCTTTAAATCCAGATATAGGTGCATATCAACATGTTATTTTTGATTAAAACTTACATCCTCTATAACTTTCTTAAATTGATGTTTTTTATCTACAAAAAAGGCAATAGAAATGTATGTTTTTTGCATTCCATAGAAACTCTTAAAAACTGCTTTTTTATTTAAATGAAGAACTATATTATGAGTATCTAAATTACCTAGAGGAGAAAAAGGAATAATACTTTTATCAGTTGGTAAATCCTTTTCTGTTAAATCAACACCCTTTATATTTTCGAAAGGAATTACTGCTTCACCAAAAAAGCCATATTTTAAAGTTAATATTTTATTTATTAAATCAACTTCAATAGGGATTTTCGATAGAGAACGCATTAAAGAAAACAACTGTAAACATGTGTAAATACTTAAAACAGTTAACAACCAAGCAACAATAACATTCCATTTTTGCACCAATGCGTGAACAGCAATTGTTTCTATTAAAACAACTAATATCAACCCCATAATAATTGATACAGAAGTTCCATTTTTATGATAAGAAAATTCATTTTCTTTTAACATTCTCTTTTTCCAAGCTAAAAACCCATAATAAATAACAGAAATCTCAGTTGCTAACAGTTCTCCTATTTTATTTGGAAAAACAGCACTAACAGCTTGTTGCATCGCATTATAAAACACTAAATGATTGCTATGTTGTTTTTTAAATTCTTGAATAATTTTTCTTGCTTTAAAAATTAAAAAACTAAATACTCCTAATTCAACAGCAGGTAAAATAAACGTTTTTATTTGTGATAATAGCGCCTGATGTTCTTTTGGAATAATTATACTAACAATTACAATTCCTATTACAAATAAACTAACAACAGTGATTTTAGGAATTTCCTTTTTTCTAATAATTAAAAAATAAACAAACGGAATTGTTATCAGTAAATCTAATGTAATACCTATTGATAATTCTTTTGGGTACTCTATAAAAAATGATGAGTTTACTACTAAAAAAAGTGTTGATATTAATAGTAATGGAATTCCAAAAACAAAAAAGTAATTACGAGAAATAAACAATTGTTTCATAGTATATAACTTTATAATTAATGTCTATATATTAGTTGTTTAATTTCTTGTTTCGTTACATATTTCACAACTATTTTTTCTTATAAACAATTCCGTTTTTCATAACAAAAACAACATTTTCCATTGTATGTATATTTTTGGTTGGATCATCATTAACAGCTATAATATCAGCAAAAAAACCTTTTTCAACCTGACCAATTTCATCTTCCATTTTTAAAATTTTGGCATTTGTAATTGTTGCCGCTTGTATGGTTTCCATAGCCGGCATACCTACTTCTACCATATAACCAAATTCTTTTCCGTTATTCCCATGCTTAAAAACTCCTGCATCTGTACCAAAAGCAATACCTACTCCTTTTTTATATGCTCTTGCAAATGTTCCTTGAATTTGTGGACCAACAGCTAATGCTTTCGGCACAACGATATCTGGATAAAACCCTTTTATTTTAGCTTTCTCTTCAACTTCTTTTCCTGCTGTAATAGTAGGCACTAAAAAAGCATTGTGTTTTTTCATCAACTCCATTGTCTCATCACTCATATAAGTACCATGCTCAATTGTTTTTACACCCCCAATAATTGCACGCCTCATTCCTTCATCACCATGTGCATGAGCAGCAACATGCATCCCGTAATCTTTAGCGGTATCACAAATAGCTTTTATCTCTTCTATCGTAAACTGTGGATTATCTCCTGATTTAGCTACACTTAATACTCCTCCAGTCGCAGTAATTTTAATACAATCTGCACCATTTTTATAACGTTGACGTACTGCTTTTTTAGCATCCTCTACACTATTAACGACTCCTTCTTTTGGCCCAGGATTTCCTACTAATTTTCTACTGCTACCATTTGTTGGATCTGCATGACCTCCCGTAGTTGCTAATGATTTTCCTGCTGTAAAAACTCTTGGTCCAGGTATTTTTCCTGAAGCAATCGCCTTTGCTATCGAAATATTTACGCCGCTCCCTCCTAAATCTCTTACTGTTGTAAATCCATTTAACAACGTTGTTTTGGCAAAACCAACTGAGTTAAAAGCTACATCAGCTTCATTTAAAACATATCTATTCAACCTTGTTTTTCTATCAAACTCTTGTTCTATGTGCACATGCATATCAATCAATCCAGGCATCACAACTTTATCTCGTAAATCAATTGTTTTTGAAGTTTTATCTCTAGGCATTATATACCCATCAAAAACCTTTGTGATTTTATTTCCATTAACTACAATGGTTTTTTTTGCCTGAACTTTTCCTGACTTTGTATCTATTAACTTTCCACATAAAATATATGTACGCTGACCAAAAGAATAGGTTACAACTAATAAAAAAGCAAGTAAAAAATTGATTTTCTTCATTATAAAAAATTTAATTAGAACTATAAATGTATGAAAAAATTGAGTAGATTGCTTCTTTAATTTATCCTATTAAATGAAGAATATTGTAATTACAGGAACCAGTAGAGGTATTGGTTTTGAATTAGCACAACAGTTTGCTAACGAAGGGCATAACGTTTTAGCATTATCGAGAAATACTGAGCCTTTAAAAAAAATAAATCATAAGAATATTACTACGATATCTGTTGACTTATCTAATAATGAAGATTTAAAAAAAGCAACTACTTTCATTAAAAAAGAATGGAAAACTGTAGATGTTTTAATAAACAATGCGGGAAAACTAATTAACAAACCTTTTACTGATTTAACGACAGTTGATTTTGAAGAAGTATATAAAGTAAATGTTTTTGCTGTTGCTGAATTAACAAGGTTATTAATTCCGTTTCTTACAAAAGGAAGCCATGTCGTTACTGTTAGTTCTATGGGAGGAATTCAAGGAAGTATGAAATTTCCTGGTTTAGCTGCTTACAGTTCTGCTAAAGGTGCCGTTATAACATTATCTGAATTATTAGCTGAAGAATACAAGGAGCAACAAATAGCATTCAACGTTTTAGCTTTAGGCGCTGTGCAAACCGAAATGCTAGAAGAAGCTTTCCCTGGTTATGTAGCTCCTTTATCTGCTAAAGAAATGGCTAATTACATTTTTGACTTTTCGTTAACAGGAAATAAATTTTATAACGGAAAAGTATTGCAAGTATCTAGTTCTACTCCATAAAATAATCTACATTTTTCTTTGTACAAAACACTTATAAAATATATTCCAGAAAAAGCAATTCCATTAGTTGAATATTTAATTAATGAACATAAGATTAATCTTAAAATTGTAAATCAACGAGAGACCAAACATGGTGATTTTCGGACTTTTCCGAATGGACAAACACAAATAACGGTTAACAATAACTTAAATGAATACCAGTTCTTACTAACACTAGTTCATGAAATTGCACACCATGTTACGCATAAAAAATTTGGAAGAGTACAACCTCATGGAAAACACTGGAAAACAGTTTTTCAACACTTAATGTTACCTTTTTTACGACCAGACATTTACCCTAATGAAATTCTTCCCTACCTAGCTAATTATTTTAAAAATCCTAAAGCAAGTACTGATACCGATGTTAATTTATCTTTAGCTTTACGAGGTGGAAAAGCTGAAAGTGGAAAAAGCTTTATATTTGAGATACCAAACGGAACTGTATTTCAATTTAAAGACACATTATATAAAAGAGGCAATAAACGTAGAACTCGTTATGAATGTTTAAATTTAATGAACAATCGAGTGTATCTTTTTAATCAAAATGCAGAAGTGAAGTTAACAGCTTCAAACATATAAATAAAACTCCTATTCTTTAGGAATTATAATTAATTATTATGAATAAGAACTATTACGCAGTAATTATGGCAGGTGGTGTTGGTTCAAGATTTTGGCCAGTAAGCACCGAAGAATATCCTAAGCAATTTCATGACATGTTAGGTACAGGTGAATCACTAATTCAACGTACTTTTAACAGAATTAATCAATTAATCCCGTCTGAAAACATATTAATTGCCACTAATGAACGTTATGAAAAGTTAGTGTTAGAGCAACTACCCAAAACCACAAAGAAGCAATTATTATTAGAACCTACAATGCGCAACACTGCTCCTTGTATTTTATATGCTGCTTTAAAAATTCATAATCTGAATTCAGATGCAGTAATGCTAGTTGCGCCATCTGATCATTGGATTGAAAACGAAACTGAATTTTTAAAAAATATTAAAACATCTTTTGAGGCATCTGCTAATAATGATAATTTAATGACTTTAGGTATTCAACCCAACTCACCTAATACAGGTTATGGATACATTAAATTTGAAGAAAACTCTTCAGATATAAAAAAAGTAAAAAACTTTACAGAAAAACCTAATCTTCAAACTGCTAAGCAATTTTTAGCTAGTGGTGATTACTTATGGAATGCGGGTATTTTTATTTGGTCAACTAAAAGTATATTAAACGCTTTTAAAAAACATTTACCACAGATGTTAAACGTTTTAGATGATGGAAATAACGTTTACAATACTGATTTTGAAGATGATTTCATAAAAAACAATTATGCCAAATGTGAAAACATTTCTATTGATTACGGAATTATGGAACGCTCTAACAACGTACATATTTTACCTGTAGATTTTGGGTGGAATGATCTAGGTACTTGGGGATCTTTATATAATAAACTAAATAAAGATTCACAAGAAAATGCTGTTGTTGGTGCTGAAACTATTTTTAGGGATGCTAACGGAAACATGGTTCGTACTGAAAGCGGCAAGAAAGTAATCATTCAAGGGTTGAGTGATTATATTATTGTAGAAAAAGGTGATACACTATTAATTTGCCCTCGAAAAGATGAGCAAGATATTAAACAGATTAGTGCAGCAGCTAAAAAAACATTTTAAAACTATCTTAAAAAGAAAACGAAGCTAAAAAGCTTCGTTTTCTTTTTAATTATTCTTTATAATTTCTTCAAAAAAAGTATAATAATCCTTTGGCATATAAGCTCCCTTTTTCTTTCCTAAAACATCTCCGGCAGTATTTATCATAACTACTGTAGGAAAAGCATGTATCCTATACTTATATTGTAGTTTACTATTTTCTTTTTTTACTTCTGAAGAAATAAGATATCTATTTCTAGGAAAATCGGCTTTATAAAGCACTAAATTTGCCTCTGAAAAATCTTTAAATTTATCCGCATGAAATAATGTTCTATCTACTTGCTTACATGGTGGACACCAATCTGAACCTGTAAAGAAAATTAAAATAGGTTTATTCTCATTTTTAGCCTTTTCAATAGCCACATCAAAAGACGCTTCCCATTTTACACTTTCTTTCTCTTTAGCCATAGCCGTTTTTTGTGAAAAAGAAACACTACATACTAGACACAAGATTAAATTTAAAACAAAATTTCTCATTATATTTATTTTTTTTCAATTTATGTTATTCAAAAATAATACCAAGATAATAGCACTATCTATTTATACTATTAACTATTAATTCATCAAATAATTCTCCTTCATGCAAAAACTCACTTTTAATTGAGATATACGATACATTTTCAACCTTACCTTCTAAACGCATATAATCTTTTTCAGTAGTCACTATTATCTTATTCAATTGTGGTAGTTCTTGAAATTCTTTTTCTATTTTATTTATATCACTTTCAGTAAAATCATAATGATCTGGATACTTTAAGTGCTTATAATTAATTTCGTTTTTATCCAAAAACTGTAATAATGAATTTGGGTTTGCAATTCCTGTAACCAGCAATACTTCTTTTTCTTTTAAATCAGAAACTGTAAGTTCTAAATCTGTCCCTTTTAAGTTCTCATCATAAGAAATTATAGTAAAAAATAATTGTTGATTCGCTTTAAGTCGTATCTTATTTCTTACTTCTTGTTTTCTTATTTCTGATAAATCTTCAGGGCATTTAGTAACTACTATTATATTTGCTCGATCTGCCCCTCTTTTCCCCTCTCTTAAATTACCTACAGGCAAAATAAAATCATCTGTATACAAATCATCATACTTTGTTAATAAAATATAATGACTCGCTTTTACTTTTCTATGCTGATAAGCATCGTCTAATAAAACTATTTGTGGGGCTACTTTTCTTTTTAATAACTCTTCTATCCCGTTAGTTCTATCAGCATCAACAGCAACCGTAACTTCATTTTTAAATTTTTTATAAAACTGCAAAGGCTCATCACCAACATCTTTGGCAGAATGGTTAGCGTTTACAACTTGAAAACCTTTTGTTTTTCGTTTATAACCGCGACTTAAAACAGCAACTCTGTAGTGTTCTTTTAATAATCGAATTAGATATTCTATTTGTGGTGATTTCCCTGTTCCGCCTACGCTTAAATTTCCAACAGCAATAACTGGAATATTAAAAGAGGTTGATTTTAAAATACCTATATCAAAAAACTTATTACGAACTGTAGTAATAATATCGTATGCAATAGCAAACGGAAACAATAAAAATCGAAATAATTTCATTGCATCAAAAGTAAAAATTATTTCGATAACGCAGCCAAAA
This genomic stretch from Tenacibaculum sp. Bg11-29 harbors:
- a CDS encoding histidine decarboxylase; translated protein: MSDAKNLPEEILQKLKTLKEQLTTARDTFLGYPVSKDFDYSALNEFFKFPINNLGDPFEQGTYRVQTHEMEREVVAFFAKLFRANPKDFWGYVTNGGSESNLYGLYLARELFPKAIVYYSESTHYSIRKNIHLLNIPSIVIKSQENGEIDYDDFENTVRMNRHKPVIVLATFGTTMKEAKDDVSKIKRILSSLAIQDNYIHCDAALAGSYGPFMKPKLPFDFIDGADSISISGHKFIGSPIPTGVLMAKRSNRDRIAKGISYIGSSDTTITGSRNGHSPLFLWYALKKLGIKGLQKRYKDSLEVAEYCENELKNIGIKAWRNPNAITVVLPKMPKSIKDKWQLATEGDIAHVICMPNVTKNQIDNFINDVKNCSEPVIEDEFSFDFSLS
- a CDS encoding class I SAM-dependent methyltransferase, with translation MDTKLLYNSKEYQLARYPKTDDKSLRAWSSVELLVLDYITDKKQDNIHLFNDRFGIWNSVLSSKNPVTVWAYASQKKAIVHNLELNNLSIDITYKTPLEDLGKVDLVLMKVPKSLELFEVFLQQIHKSADKQTEVVCGFMTKHFSASFLKIAERYFDEVEQSKAWKKARLLILKEPKKGIQYKELTNEIDWNDNLLQQHYGVFSSGKIDVGTQFLLENLQVQSDELKVLDVASGNGILAIETLRQNSNAQVTLVDDFNLAVASSEMNVKGENAQFICEDNLDDLEKESFDLVISNPPFHFEHENNIEVSVLLFKGVRSCLRKNGRFLLVANSHLNYKTHLKQVFTEVKIVKSNSKFVIYECRG
- a CDS encoding FMN-binding glutamate synthase family protein, with the protein product MRDTILTVIIVVNILCGVLVYFIPDMGNYILLTIASAVTLLALYDAFFQDKHSLMRSFPVVARLRWVFEEEREKIQQYFIEDDLNGTPINREKRSLVYQRSKKEIETVPFGTQHNVYEKGYEFVKHSLFPKDHHHIVGERVLVGSDKCTQKYDASIINISAMSFGSLSKNAIMALNQGAKMANFAHNTGEGGISPYHLQGGDLIFQVGTGYFGAGKSVAGKRVFDDEVFKENAIRKEVKMIEIKFSQGAKPGHGGILPAKKNTEEIAKIRSVEPFTRVDSPPGHSSFSNFEEMISFIQKVRELSNGKPVGVKFCVGNNEEIETMIKTFAEADNYPDFISVDGGEGGTGSAPLEFSNYVGTPLLEGLAFVNKMLKKYGLKEQVKIIASGKAIDAFDIIKYKALGADVIGMARSFMLSIGCIQARECNLDTCPVGVATQDEDLVEALVVGDKNIRVKNYHDKTIEAVKEVVAAMGKESIAEVKSEDVFRRGKAGDLISLNKIYDLN
- a CDS encoding type B 50S ribosomal protein L31 — translated: MRKGIHPENYRMVAFKDMSNGDVFLTRSTANTKETLDVEGTEYPLIKLEISRTSHPFYTGKSKLVDTAGRIDKFKNKYSKFKK
- a CDS encoding glutaminyl-peptide cyclotransferase — its product is MRIYTYFALALATIIITSCGQSEYKFKLNTSKKTTLGQKAAIKFEQLKGKEIDSVHLFVNNKRVNKNETSLAINTSNFGVGKHTVTALAFYPQKSKKISNSIEVFAKDAPTLYGFKIINTFPHDDKAYTQGLEYKDGFLYETTGRRGESSLRKVDLKTGEVLQKIALDKKYFGEGMSIVNNKIYWLTWQARKGFVYDLENFKQINEFNYNRSNEGWGLTHGNNELIKSDGSNKIWFLDIKNQKEKRAIQAYTNKVSLKSLNELEWINGKIYANYWQKPLIAIINPDNGVVEGIINLTELVKEMEKTQKLVDQDDVLNGIAYDNENNRLFVTGKHWSKLFEIELVKK